Within the Malus sylvestris chromosome 4, drMalSylv7.2, whole genome shotgun sequence genome, the region CCGAAATAgattataatgaacctaaatgtatgtactgaaatgtattatattgaattaatgtacctaaatgtcaataccgaaatgtatgtaccaaaatgtgagaacctaaatgtcaatactgaaaatgtatgtacctaaatatcaataccaaaatgtatgtacctacatgtatttaccgaaataataattgaattaatgtacctaaaagtcaatactCAAATGTGTGTATCAAAGTGTACGTAAcgaaatgcattatattgaatcaatgtaactacatgtttgtaccgatagatataccaaaatattcaaatgtattaatgtacctaaatgaagaacacacaaaattgttatcggaatatatattataaaaaatttagttacctaaatgtagacattaaaatatattatgatgaatgaaataaaaattaaatttaaatgtaattaatacattaaaataaaaataaaaagataaaataaaacatcaaaatacaactaataaattatatgattaaatgtgctagggactaaaattggattttaatcttacatatggttataatctaaaactcatcttttttagggattaaaatgaagttttctaatttattatttatttgttatagtGAACCTCGACGGTAAAAGGGGAGCaaaatttattcattaattaattgataatcAAGGGGAGGGCTTAATAACTGGCCCCAAGTACATTTGTGTTCCAAAAGCAAATTTAGAATAATGTCAGGTGGCTCTTCGAATCATTGAAAACAACTCGCACAACCCAAAGAAAATCTAGCCAAACGATGAGCTACAACGTTGGCCTCCCGAGGAACGTATCCACAGTAATATTACCAGGAACTCTCCTCAACAAACATTTCACATCGTCAACAACTCGTCCCAAAAGAGAATTATCCTCTCTAAGAGCTTGAATGGCATTAACCACACCCAAAGCTGCGTAGATCCCAAGTGAACAGAGCTGCGTAGATCCCAAGTGAACAGAAAATTAAAGACACTCCTTCACCTTGCCTTTGCAGCAACAAACTTGCCATACTCATCACGTAACACTATTCCCACCCCACCAAAAATCAGCTGCCGTCGCACCATCTACATTAACTTTCATCTCCCCATTTGGAGGAAAACAGCATGCCACTCTCTCTCGTCATGGCTTGCTGCTTTGCTTGAtactctttttcattttttatttttttttggttctgcTCTCCAATATTCGCATCGCATCAACCAATCCTTCAAAGAACAATCGACAGCTTCTCGATATCGTATTCTAAAGGGGTTATGAACCAAACTGCCGCGGCTAGAGGACATGTCACGGAAACATGTCAAACTGACTGTTCCACTCCTACGTAAGCACAACACGCAGTTCGCACAGGGGAGACCGGCtgagaaacaaaaaaataaaataaaactcacACTTTCAAGCCATTTCTTTCCTGAACTTGTAGGGTTCAAGACAAAAAAACAAGAGAGAGAACGTTCGGGTTATAGGGGTTCACGTGAACTCAATGACTTCAGTGTGGCTCCGCTACTGGTTTAAAGGGAATAGAATGGGACGAACGTTTAGGAATCAATGCTCACAGACTTTCAGTTCAGAAGGTGAAAGCTCCAATTAGACTAAAATTCAGACATCATTACTCTAATTGTTTCTACAAATTTATATTCCCTTCCTTTCATcatgatcattttttttttaacaaacaatataacCTACGtgagtaatgctaggaagattaaatttgtagataaaattttgtaaactaaatgacatagaagttgataattgagttattacttaagcgttgataaacgtaCTTATTTCCTGTTGGTGACAcaacatttagtttacaaatttagtctccctagcattactcttttctACACTAAAGGATGAGAGAGTGAACAaagtctcacaatgagttatcaataatatagttcaaattcgcatttggcgaaaatcgaatctaaaacctctcacttaccaaTGAAGAGttataccactagaccgtagtactaaatgactatatatttttatttttaaagaaaataaaaacattaagtATACTTTGGTTGGCGACTCTCAAATTTCACTCACCGTTTTTAGGACTGTGTGACAAATGAAAATGACTAAACTAGACATTATGAACTCCAAAGGCCTCCATCGGCTTTTtgcaaaatataaaaagaaagtcATAGACAAATGTCtacattaaataattaaatactaCCTTCACTAGTCACAAGTAGTGACTAGTGGCAAGCAAATCAACTTCTCTGGATATTTTTAAATATGAGCATATATAAGGTATTACGTTCCacaatttctaatttttgtttctttctatATTTATCTTTGAGAAATTTTAGGGCTATCTGAATATTgttattgttttatttattggtATAAAAAATTGTTATTTGCACTTTATGCagctatttttttctttattttttctacCAAGTAGTGCATTATAACTTGTTTGGAATGTCAATAACACCTCACATTATTGTGGTAGCAAAAATCTATTGTCTCCGATATTGACGAATTTGtatataaaaaacaaataaacacatTTGATCAAAAACCAAAGTCATGCACCCAAAGAGCTGGGTTGGTGGGGGTGGGGATGGGGGTAGATaatggatctccgatgcctatGTTAGTTTCTCTGGAAATAGGGAGAATTTAGAGCTTAATTGCATAACAAAAGCTTAGCCAAATTTGGTGGAGAATGAGGAGAGAGATTCTCGCGCTATGTGTCATCATCCAGTTGGCCAAGATGACATTCGTAGTATGGAGGAGGAAAGAAGTATCCCGAAGATATTATTACTTAAATAATATATTGGCATTATCTTGTAATATCCTTGATTGGATgtaattgtgattttttacttgattaagttgatcttcaattaggaaagcGTAAATATAAGATTTAgtaattaatcatatttttagggaagtgttattggcactctaaaaatttcattctacactcctcataagggtatttttctttctaaatatagaaagtttggagtgtagaatgaggaatttgaagtgccaataacaatttcctaTTTTTAATACTTATGAATTTTCTCCTTGTTATGAGCAAGAGAGCTTGATGAGGTCATAGTCATCTGCTCAAGTGTTTAAGAGAGTTGAAATGGCCATGAAACAAATGTGGGCCTCGCTAATTTAACAAGGGCATTCTTATCACTCTCATATAAAAGCTCACGTgtcaacttaaaaaaaaaaaaggatttttttTGCTCCCCAATTATCAATTGTGAAATTACACTTTAATGGATTGGTGATTAACAAAGGTTTCAAATTGTCAATTCtacccttttattttttataaataggtTATGTTTATTTATCTTATTACTCTTCACTAGGCGCCGATCTAGGCTTGCGACGTTTTAGGCTCTCAAGTTTTGATTGATTTAAGACGGGGCAATCTGATTTGAGACTTGCAAATCCGATTTGTGACAGACAGAGTAGAGCGACATTAGTGAGTGCATCTTGATTTTTCTATTAGGTAATGCATGATGATTTTCTTGGGTGTCAATATCAACTCTCATTATCAATTGTGAAATTACACTTATATGAATTGTTGATACTTCTCAAATTATCAAGTATATCCTTCTCTATTAAATTGCATTTGTTTATCTCATTGGACTCTTCACTGGGCAATTTAGGCTCAGGGCGATCTAGGCTTGTGGCGTTTTGGGCTATCGAATTTTGATCTGATCTGAGACGAGTCAATCTTATCTGAGACAGTCAGATCGTATCTGTGACATGCGGATCTAAGCAACATCAACATTAGTAGTGCTTGTTGAGAAATAAGGTATAATGGCTTCCCGTCATTGTTCATTTCGATATATCTTGAGTCTAAATTGGTTATGACAATTCATTCTGAATTTGTCGTGCGAATTAGTTGTGTCTCATTTTAAAGTTATAGTTTTAATTATGCTTCAATGGGGTTGATGTTTTGTTTATCCAAGCATGACTTTTATGTTCCATATGTGCCTTGGCCCTTTGTGAGTTGTAACACCTTATTGTCTAGATGATGTAGAGTACCTTGCATTCTTGTATTTTTATTGGCCTGATTAAAATTAATGAGCAATTACCATTTGATAAAACATACCACTCTCGTAAGTTTAATTCTCAAATTCTAGACCCTCCTCTACTGGTGTTTGTAAGTCAAAATTCTGTACCTCTCCTCTTTGTTAATTGAATTTGTTTATCCGGTTGAGTCAGATTATTACATTTTCGATTTTGTTTGACTGAGTAGGACTAATGGAGACACCGAGGACTAAAAGGATGAGGCACTGCAGCAACAGCAACAGAAACTTGATGGACCTGGACAACGATAACCTGGTCGACATTTTCTCTAGACTGCCGGCGGAATCAGTTTGTTCCGTGGGATGTGTCTCGAAAGCCTTGCACAACATAGTCAGCCGCCCCTCGTTTCTTAACCAGCACATGAGTTCTCTTGTTACTACCAACGCTGCTGCTGAAGTACCTCAACTTGTAATTGTTTCTCAGTCCAAAAAAAAGTACATGGCGGAGCTAATTGCCATGCAATCATTTGAATACGATGGCAATACTTTGGAAATGAGAAGAGATAAGACGAGGATTGTCTCAAAGATCATGTCTTGGTGGTACgaatattttttcaatgtacATTTTGTTTTCTGCAACTTGATTTGCTTGAAAGACAGACACACTGGAAGCCGGTGCGTGTTGTTAAATCCGTTGAAGGGCGAAGCTGTGATGCTCCCGACTTGTATCGTCCAAGTTCCGGAACATCTAAAAACAACAGTATTCTCTTATTATTGGTTTGGTATGGGATTTGACAACACGACTAGTACACACAAAGTTGTTCAGGTTTGTGCGGATTCGGAGTACAACTATTGTGTTGCTCATGTTTATGTGTTGGGCACAAGATCATGGAGAGAGATCTGCTCGGTTCCTCCCTGTGATTTAACGGTCAAGAATTTATCAGCATATGGCGATATGCACTGGTTAATTCGTCGCGCAACAACTGGAAGAGCTCAAGCAAATATTCGCCACTGCATGAGTATACTGTCTTTCGATTTCAAGAAAGAGGAGTTCGGTTGGAATATTCCTGATCCCCCCTTAAGAAACATGCCGCGTAAGTTCCACTCTGTCCAGCGCTTTCACTTGATTAATCTGAGAGGATCTTTGTCCGTCGTTGATGCTTCATCAGATAAATACCTTGACATATGGATGTTGAAAAACTATGATGAAAAAGAGTGGGTCTTAGTTCACAGAATAGAAGCCAGAATGATTAATGCAGAATGTCGGTATAGAAGTTATAGGCTTTGGACTTGTTGCGAATGGGGGCATGGGATATTTTTCAAACGTTCGAGAAAGAGCAACAGCACTGTAGTCCTTTTGGATCTAAGAACTGTTTGCATACATCGAGTAAAATGTCCGATATACCAAAAGGGGTTATATACAAGCATCTTTAGTTATACCAGTAGCTTGATTTCCCTGAAAAGTTATGGGAATTTGATTCCGCTAAAACGTTATGGGAAGCCGACTGAAGCAGAAGAAAGTCGTCGCAGTGGTTCCCTTATGAACATTTGGCATTTATGTAACTGAAGCACAGGCAAGACTCTAGTTTTCCACCAGTTTGATACAGGAAGTTGCTTTGGTTATTATTTCAATGTTTAGTTAATTGTATTTCCttttttgaatgtttgatttctTGCTAGACTCTTCGTTACCTTCGAATTTATGTGATCAAACTGAATATATCAAACAACCTTGTAAGCTGTTCATCCATCTTTTCTTAAATTTAAAACGAAGATCTTGGCTTAGCTCTTGTTGATCACTCCATTTTCTTTCGAAGATGAAGCAAATGAAGACTAATTGTATTTTTTCAATTCCAAGAAAGATGAACCGAGCTTAAAGAAAATCAGCCAAATCTGGGAAAATTATGTAAGCAAGATACCAGAAAAGTTATATGTATATGACGGTTTTATATACACAGACAGCTTTTTAATGCTTTTGCTTGCAGGAAAACATGCAAGAGTGCTTTTGGCATGCAAATTTGCCTTCTGTAAAATAGTATTCAAATTCCAGAGCTCCCCAATTGCTTCAGAATCATTCTACCTGAGGAGCTTTCCCTCTCCAGGGTTTCACTATTTGAAATGAGCAAAGCAAACTTGCATCCACACTCATCAATGCACCTGCATTGTTGAACTCTCCGCAATAGTTTGGCGCCGAGAATATGGTCACCAACTGCCGTTCTGCAAAGAACTCATATCCATCTTCGACAACCTGTCAACAATGGATTAAATCAAAGGAGATTCAAATGAAAGAGAAAAAGGTTTGCAGAAGGATAAAAAGGGAACCGCAGAAATCATTTCCATAAAATAATTCTTGAAAACTTGATATTCTTCTTTCCTATCACCGGTCGCATACAATCAAGCGGCGTACCTGTCTCATTATGTGACTTAAAACATGTTGGGACATAATTGTATACAGCCGGtgaactttaaaaaatataaaaaagggaAAGACAGAGACCTGGTGAGCCCGGCATATGAGATCCATATCATGTTTCATCAAGAACTCTGCAACCTTATCTGCCCCAAAGGTATAAGAAACACCCCTATCATTCTCACCCCACCCTTTAATGTCCCTGTCCGGATCCGACCAAAGTAGGTCACACAAAAGCCCTTGATCCGGCACGTCAACCGGCCTTTCGATGGCTCTGAGTTGTTCCAAGCTGTTCAATTCAGGAGACAGGCCACCATGCATGCAGAAGATCTTGTCATCTATGACTGCAGCCACAGGTAAACAATTAAAGCAGTCTGTGAAGAGCTTCCATAGCCGGACGCTGAAGCGGCGTTTACACTCATCGTAGAATCCATAGATTCGGTTGATGGAAGCACATTCGTGGTTCCCTCGGAGGAGGAAAAAGTTGTCCGGGAATTTGACTTTGTACGCAAGGAGAAGGCATATTGTCTCTATGCTTTGTTTTCCTCTGTCTACATAGTCTCCAAGGAACACATAGTTGGCGTCAGGTGGGAAGCCTCCATACTCGAATAAGCGCAAGAGGTCCGGATATTGCCCGTGTATATCACCTGCAAAATCCCGCAACGTGATCAATAAATGTTGTACAAATATCAGCGTTCTGTAATATGATCTCTCGTTGCTTGCATTACAAGTTTACATATTACCAGATCATCAACAAACAAATAATGCAAGCCGGAATCATAAACATTTTACATACCGCAAACGTTGATGGGGGCTTCCAATTCGAGAAGATTAGGCTGCCGGAGGAAGACTTCTTTGGCAGTGATGCAAAGTTGCCGGATTTCGGATTCGGTTAGCTGAATCTTTTTACCTCTGTTAACCCTGCCTTCCAACAGTCTCTGTATCAGCGCATCCAATCCTTCCATCCCCCACTGCCCTATCTTTTTCCCTATTTTGTTTTAAGATTTGATCCTACAGTttctaaacaataattatgtattaattttaaataaaaaggaaaaaaaataagggaaaaaCAGAGAAGGTGATTcaacaaatgaagaaaaatgatGAGAAACAAagtagggagagagagagagagagagagagagagaatcggtGGAGTGAGTTTATATTTGGTGGGAAATTTTGATGTGGTTTTTTGGTCAGAGGATTTGAGGGACTTGTTCTGTTTGGAGGTTTGTGAGTTGTGAAATAAACCTTAATTTTATGGAGGGGTTCAAATGTTGCCAACCAATTAGGACCAGAAAATAAGCACCCCACAACCTTTCCCCGACTTAGATGGGCTGTTTTTTCCATGGAGAATGGATAATTAGGCTGTAAATGATCTTGATAATGAGACCGATCATAACCAAATTGACTACCGTCTTGTTTAGTTTGGTCAGTACGACAAGCAGAAAATTTTAGCATGATGGTAACACTGTCACCCAACAATATCTATATATCAATATACACCTTAGGTTTATGAA harbors:
- the LOC126618268 gene encoding F-box protein At3g07870-like translates to METPRTKRMRHCSNSNRNLMDLDNDNLVDIFSRLPAESVCSVGCVSKALHNIVSRPSFLNQHMSSLVTTNAAAEVPQLVIVSQSKKKYMAELIAMQSFEYDGNTLEMRRDKTRIVSKIMSWWYEYFFNVHFVFCNLICLKDRHTGSRCVLLNPLKGEAVMLPTCIVQVPEHLKTTVFSYYWFGMGFDNTTSTHKVVQVCADSEYNYCVAHVYVLGTRSWREICSVPPCDLTVKNLSAYGDMHWLIRRATTGRAQANIRHCMSILSFDFKKEEFGWNIPDPPLRNMPRKFHSVQRFHLINLRGSLSVVDASSDKYLDIWMLKNYDEKEWVLVHRIEARMINAECRYRSYRLWTCCEWGHGIFFKRSRKSNSTVVLLDLRTVCIHRVKCPIYQKGLYTSIFSYTSSLISLKSYGNLIPLKRYGKPTEAEESRRSGSLMNIWHLCN
- the LOC126619228 gene encoding serine/threonine-protein phosphatase PP1-like → MEGLDALIQRLLEGRVNRGKKIQLTESEIRQLCITAKEVFLRQPNLLELEAPINVCGDIHGQYPDLLRLFEYGGFPPDANYVFLGDYVDRGKQSIETICLLLAYKVKFPDNFFLLRGNHECASINRIYGFYDECKRRFSVRLWKLFTDCFNCLPVAAVIDDKIFCMHGGLSPELNSLEQLRAIERPVDVPDQGLLCDLLWSDPDRDIKGWGENDRGVSYTFGADKVAEFLMKHDMDLICRAHQVVEDGYEFFAERQLVTIFSAPNYCGEFNNAGALMSVDASLLCSFQIVKPWRGKAPQVE